CTACACTGGGGTCAAAAACTTTGAGACAATAATTTGGGGATACCCTAGAGAACTAAAAGTGGTGGAACTAGGACCGAATATGTTTCAGTTCATTCTACCAGTGGAAAGTGACAGGGAAAGGATCCTGAATGGAAGACCCTGGATAATGGATAACCAAGTGCTTGTTATGAACAACTGGTATGAAGGAATAGAGGAGGATGAAAGGGCATTCTGCTTAGCACCTCTATGGATTCAAGTTTGGAACTTGCCGGTACACTGGATGTCGAAAGAGGCAAGGAAGAAAATAGGTTCAATCTTTCACCAGGTGAGAGAGGTGATAGTTCCCCAGACTGGGGGTAAAGAAGGTAGACATTTGAAACTTCTAGTGGTTGCTAACATTTGCCAACCCCTACTGAGAGGAACCATTGTTAAGGTTGGAGATGTAACTAAGTGGGCTAGTTTCAAATATGAGAGATGCCCAGATTTTtgttacaattgtggcattatAGGACACAGTGAAAAGACATGCAAAAAGCAAGTCTATACTGGAAGGGGGAAGAAGGATAATCAATATGGTTAGTGGTTGAGGGTTGGTAATCTGAGGAGTTCTCCACAGGAAAAACAGTCCAGTATTGTGTATAACCCTCAAACACACCACTGGAGACTCCAAGATGGGGAGTGGAAGGAGAAAGGGAGGAATGGTG
This sequence is a window from Coffea eugenioides isolate CCC68of chromosome 7, Ceug_1.0, whole genome shotgun sequence. Protein-coding genes within it:
- the LOC113777025 gene encoding uncharacterized protein LOC113777025 is translated as MTDELAEIMQNFDLSSTELQATSLGSEEIGGGVKECKISLIGKVMGEKVSNYTGVKNFETIIWGYPRELKVVELGPNMFQFILPVESDRERILNGRPWIMDNQVLVMNNWYEGIEEDERAFCLAPLWIQVWNLPVHWMSKEARKKIGSIFHQVREVIVPQTGGKEGRHLKLLVVANICQPLLRGTIVKVGDVTKWASFKYERCPDFCYNCGIIGHSEKTCKKQVYTGRGKKDNQYGDNRARDQLPKESRDGYEEHKEQSRSLGEGGNSIVTVQLPNTGNYEEGDTEMEFISMRAELEPKMKDALGRQNRRILRVLRSPKKQRQPLSEISTNTIREKKSGKRKEVMGEMEMEIDKDSMQNGKEE